Proteins found in one Amphiura filiformis chromosome 14, Afil_fr2py, whole genome shotgun sequence genomic segment:
- the LOC140170166 gene encoding LOW QUALITY PROTEIN: uncharacterized protein (The sequence of the model RefSeq protein was modified relative to this genomic sequence to represent the inferred CDS: deleted 1 base in 1 codon): MADDRSLPTSLGSTFSSNLSAMANSAAQTNHTQSALRGGHGAGMANTQLVQALGHDYSNLRAPFVGTPQQNELAAQSLVQHIFQAHHQAQAQAQAQAQAQAQAQAQAQAQAQAGSNMTAAVAAQNLQGSLHGLGMNPNAQQQHQQHHALNAAAGGLGMGSGLLSAAAAAAAAGLGLNMAPTGAGAAAAGAAGLQHMYGLMGGLGMGLPQQHQPAFHMQQQQQQHQQQQAMTSPGGFSPFGNLPPMLSNVDYQHEMLPPDLLAASHLISALPYHDLPMQADVSSTDGSEKCPNMSWLDAAELVLKEGPMHLQDIKQRILEKGLVAPSARSSLEAVIYRDTQRGSRRFRRVDGEIGVFRLITTEEKDEMLRKKRRAAAAKRKSAAARNMAVAKAKRYKEKYVNLRKLIKMMIFENASMCDEVARTEDKVVRAKEERRFLLQRLLQYQSLAEASSSMSGHGSLGEGSRRRHGDQHGSHGSRRDDRKGKSKHKHKKAKKADRDKDKQKMKDRSNSSKHKKRRSSSSAVKRLTQPIPLDPTGKPIFPIILGSLTVHGLGEIISERSGYHDSSHIFPVGFCSSRSYASMRNIGKQCLYTCKILDGGLEPKFEISADEDPDNPLEGATATECHNKLINTINELYKEDVVTNSFAGWGPRFFGFAHPTIQNLIQGGPGSRKCVFYKWVKFEAAKSPDKSVVLRWHEDNMNVTYEAFQRQWKSMKGHSSTSPEPSTTSATSDPSPVPGHSLRTLLTTGLRPDEANQPSDDNEKKPETSESGTASTCTKPSAHSPHITRTVTGSLATRSSVKGANTLQDSAKDTGGKS, encoded by the exons ATGGCCGACGACAGGTCGCTCCCGACCAGTTTAGGAAGCACTTTTAGCAGCAATTTATCAGCTATGGCTAACTCTGCTGCCCAAACAAACCATACCCAATCTGCCTTACGAGGAGGACATGGTGCTGGGATGGCTAATACCCAGCTAGTGCAGGCTTTAGGACACGATTATAGCAATTTAAGAGCACCATTTGTAGGGACGCCTCAACAAAATGAATTGGCTGCACAGAGTCTGGTTCAACACATTTTTCAG GCACATCATCAAGCCCAGGCTCAAGCCCAAGCTCAAGCTCAGGCCCAAGCTCAGGCCCAAGCTCAGGCTCAGGCTCAAGCCCAAGCAGGGTCCAACATGACTGCAGCAGTGGCAGCACAAAATCTACAAGGATCCCTTCATGGTCTCGGTATGAATCCCAATGCACAGCAACAACATCAGCAACACCATGCTCTCAATGCAGCAGCTGGTGGCTTAG GTATGGGCTCCGGACTCCTGTCAGCTGCCGCTGCAGCAGCTGCGGCAGGGCTTGGCCTAAACATGGCACCTACAGGAGCAGGAGCTGCAGCTGCAGGAGCAGCAGGATTACAACATATGTATGGCCTAATGGGAGGGCTGGGTATGGGGCTTCCTCAGCAACACCAGCCAGCTTTTCAtatgcagcagcagcaacagcaacatCAACAGCAACAG GCGATGACATCACCTGGAGGCTTCTCTCCATTTGGCAATCTACCACCCATGCTGTCTAATGTTGATTACCAACATGAGATGTTACCTCCGGACCTTCTGGCTGCATCTCATCTCATTTCAGCTCTGCCATATCATGATCTACCAATGCAAGC GGATGTATCAAGCACAGATGGCAGCGAGAAATGCCCTAACATGTCTTGGTTGGATGCTGCAGAG CTGGTGTTAAAAGAAGGTCCTATGCATCTCCAGGACATCAAGCAACGTATACTAGAGAAAGGCCTAGTGGCTCCCAGTGCTAGGTCATCATTAGAGGCAGTCATATATAGGGATACTCAGAGGGGAAGCAGACGATTCAGGAGAGTTGATGGGGAGATTGGTGTATTCAGATTAATT ACTACCGAGGAGAAGGACGAGATGTTGAGAAAGAAGCGACGAGCAGCAGCGGCTAAACGGAAGTCGGCAGCTGCAAGAAACATGGCAGTAGCTAAAGCCAAGAGATACAAGGAGAAATATGTGAACCTGAGGAAACTCATCAAAATGATGATATTT GAGAATGCTTCAATGTGCGACGAAGTGGCGAGAACAGAGGACAAAGTTGTTCGTGCCAAAGAAGAAAGACGCTTCCTACTACAGCGCCTCTTGCAATACCAGAGCCTTGCTGAGGCATCCTCATCAATGTCAGGTCATGGGTCATTGGGCGAGGGCAGTAGGAGGAGGCATGGAGATCAACatggtagtcatggtagtaggaGGGATGATAGAAAAGGGAAGAGCAAACATAAACATAAGAAGGCTAAGAAAGCAGATAGAG ATAAAGATAAGCAAAAGATGAAGGATAGGTCCAATAGTTCTAAGCATAAGAAGAGAAGATCATCCAGTTCAGCAGTGAAAAGGTTAACACAGCCAATACCACTGGACCCAACAG GCAAACCTATATTTCCCATAATTCTTGGAAGCCTCACCGTCCATGGCCTAGGTGAGATCATCTCAGAGAGGTCTGGTTACCATGACAGTAGTCACATCTTTCCTGTAGGATTCTGCAGTAGTCGTAGCTATGCTAGCATGCGTAACATTGGCAAGCAGTGTTTGTATACATGTAAAATCCTGGATGGAGGGTTGGAACCAAAG TTTGAAATATCAGCTGATGAAGATCCAGATAATCCTCTAGAGGGCGCTACAGCTACTGAATGTCATAATAAACTCATCAACACAATCAACGAATTATA CAAAGAAGATGTCGTCACCAATTCTTTCGCCGGCTGGGGGCCCAGA TTTTTTGGTTTCGCTCACCCTACCATACAGAACCTCATTCAGGGTGGTCCAGGGTCACGGAAGTGTGTGTTCTACAAGTGGGTCAAATTTGAAGCGGCCAAATCACCGGATAAGTCAGTGGTGCTCCGATGGCATGAGGATAATATGAATGTCACTTACGAGGCATTCCAAAGACAATGGAAAAGCATGAAAG GGCATAGCAGTACATCACCAGAGCCATCCACCACGTCGGCGACCTCTGACCCCAGTCCAGTGCCAGGTCATAGTCTGCGTACCTTGCTTACTACAGGATTAAGACCAGATGAAGCAAACCAGCCATCAGATGATAACGAAAAGAAACCTGAAACCAGCGAGTCTGGTACAGCAAGTACATGTACTAAACCCAGCGCTCATAGCCCTCATATCACTAGGACTGTTACAGGGAGTTTAGCAACGCGAAGTAGTGTTAAAGGTGCCAATACGTTACAGGATAGTGCTAAAGACACTGGTGGAAAGAGTTAA
- the LOC140170165 gene encoding cyclin-dependent kinases regulatory subunit-like: MNGSSRQELQGLISYSEKYTDDEYEYRHVILPSALVKLVPKNHLMTETEWRNLGVQQSPGWVHYMIHSPEPHILLFKRYRNDVPNDRHKMYKM; encoded by the exons ATGAATGGAAGCAGCCGGCAAGAATTACAAGGTCTTATCTCCTACTCGGAGAAGTACACAGATGATGAATATGAATACAG GCACGTCATCTTGCCATCAGCATTGGTTAAACTTGTTCCTAAGAACCACTTGATGACAGAGACAGAATGGCGAAATCTTGGTGTGCAGCAGAGTCCTGGATGGGTCCACTATATGATACACAGTCCTG AACCACACATCCTGCTCTTCAAAAGGTATCGTAACGATGTACCAAATGACAGacacaaaatgtataaaatgtaa